CGAGAAATGCCACGACCAGCAGCAGCCATTGCCACAGACGCAGGTGCCGCATGATGGAACGATTACGCATGACGAACGAATTCCGGGAATATCAGACGTGCGGCCGGACCGGTCATCAGACCAGCCAGTCGAACAGGCCAAAGCCGTCCGGCAAATCGAACCAGTCCATCCAGTCGAGCCATCCCGGCCAGTTCAGCCAGTTCAGCGAGACCGTGAGAATGCCGGCGATTTGCCACATGGCCACTCAGACCGCCTTTAACTGTTGTGCGTAGCCCTTAAGGACTTCCTCGCGAAGCACATCCCATATCTGGGCGTGCAACTCGGTGAAGCGCGGATGGTTACGAATTTCCGCCACGTCGCGCGGACGCGGCAGATCGATCCGGAACTCCCCGATCGGATGCGTACCCGGTCCTGCGGCCAGCACCACCACCCGGTCGGACAACGCGATCGCCTCATCGAGGTCGTGCGTGATGAACAGCACGGCGCGGCGCTTTGCCGCCCACAGCTCCAGCAACTCGTTTTCCATGAGCTGACGCGTCTGGATGTCGAGCGCCGAAAACGGCTCGTCCATCAGAATGATGTCGGGATCGAGGATCAGCGTCTGCGCCATGGCCACACGCTTGCGCATGCCGCCTGAGAGCTGATGCGGATATCGATCACCGAAACCGCCCAGGCCCACGCGCTTGAGCCATTCGTGTCCACGCGCCTTCGCTTCCTCCGGCGCGACACCGCGAAACTCCAGCCCGGCGGTCACGTTGTCGATTGCGTTGCGCCAGGGCATCAGCGCTTCGGCCTGGAACATGTATCCAGCACGCGAATTGATGCCCTTGAGCGGCTCACCGAAGACCTTGATCGATCCGGAGGACGGGGTGAGCAAACCTGCGGCCACATTAAGCAACGTGGATTTGCCGCACCCGGTCGGCCCGACGACCGAAACGAACTCGCCCGGCGCGATGTCGAGCGACGTGTCTGCCACGGCCGTATAGCGCTTGGCGCGATCGTCGCGGGCGACGAAGGTGCACGTAATGCTGTCGAAACTCAGAGCCGGCGCAGTCATCATTTGTACTTGGCGTCGGCCTTCTTAGTGAACTCGTTCGTGAACGTCTTCGACAGATCGATCGTCTTGCCCTTGACCGTCTCGTCGAACGCTTGCAAGGTACGCAGCGCTGTCGCCGGACCATCCGCCGGGATCAGACCGTCCGGAGAGATTGCCTCTTTCACACGGCTCCAGGCATCGAGATACAACGCGCGGTCGCCCAGCAGATAGGCTTCGGGCACCGTCTTGATCAGGTCGGCCTGTCCAGCCGTCTGCAGCCAGCGCAGCGTACGCACCATCGCGTTGGTCAGGGCTTGCGTCGTATTCGGATTTTTCTGGATGAACGACTCGTTCGTGTAGAGACAACCTGCGGGCATATTGCCGCCGAACACGGAGACGGTCTCCTTGAGCGTGCGCGTATCCGAGATCACGCGGATCTCCTTGTCGCGCTCCAGCATCGTGATGACCGGGTCGAGGTTGACGATGGCG
This window of the Pandoraea sputorum genome carries:
- a CDS encoding ABC transporter ATP-binding protein, giving the protein MTAPALSFDSITCTFVARDDRAKRYTAVADTSLDIAPGEFVSVVGPTGCGKSTLLNVAAGLLTPSSGSIKVFGEPLKGINSRAGYMFQAEALMPWRNAIDNVTAGLEFRGVAPEEAKARGHEWLKRVGLGGFGDRYPHQLSGGMRKRVAMAQTLILDPDIILMDEPFSALDIQTRQLMENELLELWAAKRRAVLFITHDLDEAIALSDRVVVLAAGPGTHPIGEFRIDLPRPRDVAEIRNHPRFTELHAQIWDVLREEVLKGYAQQLKAV